In Gigantopelta aegis isolate Gae_Host chromosome 6, Gae_host_genome, whole genome shotgun sequence, the following are encoded in one genomic region:
- the LOC121375167 gene encoding ankyrin repeat domain-containing protein 66-like isoform X1, with translation MSTRSVINASTASLGRRSKNRSFRKQRSKRKFSKAMLLGLELHEAASSNDYDALQEYIKSGKFDINEKDTDWFCRTPLHWACTKGFVDGIRLLLENGANGTSRTETGWTPAHCAAEAGRLNALRALHTAHVPIDRKDKHGATPRRIATIYDHKDCIRFLQQAEYEQYERRKKLGIEDNSDDDYD, from the exons ATGTCTACACGAAGTGTAATAAATGCGAGTACGGCCAGTCTGGGTCGACgat cCAAAAATCGGTCGTTCCGTAAACAACGGTCGAAACGTAAATTCAGCAAGGCCATGCTGCTGGGTCTGGAGCTGCACGAGGCGGCGTCTAGCAACGACTACGACGCCCTGCAGGAGTACATCAAGAGCGGCAAGTTCGACATCAACGAGAAGGACACAGACTGGTTTTGCAGGACTCCTCTCCACTGGGCGTGCACAAAAG GATTTGTTGATGGAATACGTCTGCTTCTTGAAAATGGCGCCAACGGAACTTCTAGGACTGAAACTGGTTGGACTCCCGCCCACTGCGCTGCGGAGGCGGGGAGACTGAATGCTCTACGAGCACTCCACACCGCCCACGTACCAATCGACAGAAAAGACAAACACGGCGCAACACCACGCAGAATTGCAACCATCTACGACCACAAGGACTGCATACGCTTTTTACAGCA GGCTGAGTATGAACAATACGAAAGACGGAAGAAACTGGGTATCGAAGACAACTCTGACGACGATTATGACTGA
- the LOC121375167 gene encoding ankyrin repeat domain-containing protein 66-like isoform X2, translated as MLLGLELHEAASSNDYDALQEYIKSGKFDINEKDTDWFCRTPLHWACTKGFVDGIRLLLENGANGTSRTETGWTPAHCAAEAGRLNALRALHTAHVPIDRKDKHGATPRRIATIYDHKDCIRFLQQAEYEQYERRKKLGIEDNSDDDYD; from the exons ATGCTGCTGGGTCTGGAGCTGCACGAGGCGGCGTCTAGCAACGACTACGACGCCCTGCAGGAGTACATCAAGAGCGGCAAGTTCGACATCAACGAGAAGGACACAGACTGGTTTTGCAGGACTCCTCTCCACTGGGCGTGCACAAAAG GATTTGTTGATGGAATACGTCTGCTTCTTGAAAATGGCGCCAACGGAACTTCTAGGACTGAAACTGGTTGGACTCCCGCCCACTGCGCTGCGGAGGCGGGGAGACTGAATGCTCTACGAGCACTCCACACCGCCCACGTACCAATCGACAGAAAAGACAAACACGGCGCAACACCACGCAGAATTGCAACCATCTACGACCACAAGGACTGCATACGCTTTTTACAGCA GGCTGAGTATGAACAATACGAAAGACGGAAGAAACTGGGTATCGAAGACAACTCTGACGACGATTATGACTGA
- the LOC121375005 gene encoding putative ferric-chelate reductase 1 yields the protein MQAREVGCRVNYTRTVGVFQTTDYGLKTAHCFGIVHSAVSHSTNSRKRSVSVYWTAPTISSGHVVIRTTVVKDSHIFWTHVDSEVMVDLESMDTPRCLSSAISPVPDVERANSPYDTEQVAQGPVTSATTSNPSSHMMLSFLFVVFVIAST from the exons ATGCAGGCCCGTGAGGTGGGGTGTCGGGTTAACTACACTCGCACAGTGGGGGTGTTCCAGACGACAGACTACGGACTGAAGACGGCACACTGCTTTGGTATTGTTCAC TCAGCTGTCAGCCATTCGACGAATTCGAGAAAGAGGTCGGTCTCTGTTTATTGGACGGCACCAACTATTAGCTCTGGCCACGTGGTCATCCG AACGACCGTTGTTAAGGACAGTCACATCTTCTGGACACACGTGGATTCCGAGGTGATGGTGGATCTGGAATCAATGGACACTCCCAgatgtttgtcgtctgctatcAGCCCCGTACCGGACGTGGAGCGCGCCAACTCGCCGTACGACACGGAGCAGGTTGCTCAGGGCCCAGTGACGTCAGCGACAACGTCGAATCCGTCCAGTCACATGATGCTGTCGTTTCtgttcgttgtttttgtcattgCTAGTACATGA
- the LOC121375040 gene encoding squalene monooxygenase-like: MELLPGYGNMLPWAVAVVIICVAVQWWRKVSKYSHGQPSHTFSGSEPEVIIIGSGVLGSTMGTVLARDGRRVTIIERDLKEPDRIVGELLQPGGLQALKKLGLGDCVEGFDAHKMKGYVIHDTETGAKVHIPYPKDENSATFTGCAFHHGKFIMALREAARKEKNVTYIEGTASKLIEDNGIVVGVQYRDKDSDKIKEVFAPLTIVADGCFSKFRKELVGETVKITSHFVGTLMKDCPQIKDNHAELVLAQPSPVLIYQISSDQTRVLVDIKGGMPKDLKGYLLEEVAPQLPDHVQEPFKDAIVNDRVRTMPNSFLPASPLERPGVLILGDAMNMRHPLTGGGMSVVFNDAVILKDLMKPVKDLSDYGQTMKMMRQFHWRRKNNHSFVVNILAQALYELFAAKDEHLYRLKRACFAYFQLGGECVDGPIGLLSVMRPKPHVLIGHFFAVALYAVFFVFKTEPWWAIHRVVFLSSMIFLRACGVILPLIWTEFRQLIA, encoded by the exons AG TATTCTCATGGTCAACCCAGTCACACATTTTCTGGCAGTGAGCCAGAAGTTATTATTATTGGGTCAGGAGTCCTTGGTTCAACTATGGGTACTGTACTTGCTCGAGATGGTCGGCGTGTCACAATAATTGAAAGAGATCTTAAAGAGCCAGATCGAATAGTTGGCGAGTTATTGCAGCCTGGGGGTCTACAAGCTTTGAAGAAGCTTGGTCTAGGAG ATTGTGTTGAAGGTTTTGATGCTCACAAAATGAAGGGATATGTAATCCATGACACAGAAACTGGAGCAAAGGTTCACATCCCCTATCCGAAAGATGAGAATAGTGCTACATTTACAGGTTGTGCTTTTCACCATGGAAAATTTATTATGGCTCTCAGAGAAGCTGCAAGAAAGGAGAAAAA TGTCACATACATTGAGGGGACAGCCAGCAAATTGATCGAAGATAACGGCATAGTTGTTGGTGTGCAGTACAGAGACAAGGATTCAGATAAGATAAAG gaaGTGTTTGCTCCTCTCACTATCGTTGCCGACGGTTGCTTTTCTAAATTTCGTAAAGAACTTGTTGGTGAGACTGTGAAGATAACCTCGCACTTTGTTGGTACATTGATGAAGGACTGCCCACAAATTAAGGACAACCATGCAGAGCTGGTCCTGGCACAGCCCAGTCCTGTTCTCATTTACCAGATCTCGTCTGATCAGACACGTGTTCTTGTCGATATAAAGGGAGGAATGCCAAAAGACCTCAAAGGATACCTGTTGGAAGAAGTTGCTCCTCAATTGCcag atcatgTGCAAGAACCATTTAAGGATGCTATTGTTAATGACCGTGTTCGTACGATGCCAAACAGTTTCCTGCCAGCATCTCCCTTGGAACGGCCTGGTGTTCTTATCCTTGGTGATGCCATGAACATGAGACACCCTCTGACAGGAGGTGGGATGAGCGTAGTTTTCAATGACGCCGTCATTCTGAAGGATTTGATGAAGCCTGTTAAAGACTTGTCAGACTATGGTCAGACAATGAAGATGATGCGACAGTTTCACTGGAGACGAAAAAACAACCATTCGTTCGTTGTGAACATTTTGGCGCAAGCTCTGTATGAACTGTTTGCTGCAAAGGATG AACATTTGTATCGACTGAAAAGGGCCTGTTTTGCTTACTTCCAACTTGGTGGTGAATGTGTAGATGGACCAATTGGTCTTCTGTCAGT aatGAGGCCTAAACCTCATGTGTTGATTGGACATTTCTTTGCTGTGGCCTTGTATGCTGTGTTCTTTGTCTTCAAAACTGAGCCTTGGTGGGCAATCCACAGAGTGGTGTTTTTGTCGTCAATGATTTTCCTCCGTGCCTGTGGTGTGATTTTACCTCTGATTTGGACAGAATTTAGGCAGCTTATTGCATAA